From one Catellatospora sp. IY07-71 genomic stretch:
- a CDS encoding glycosyl hydrolase family 8, which produces MATVGTLLGGLMLAPSAQAATNLALGRTTAVSSTETSTLGGAKAVDGSTSTRWASAEGSDPQWIRVDLGSVQQIGQVTLRWEAAYGKAYRIEVSPDASTWTTIYSTTTGNGGVDDLTGLTGSGRYVRMYGTARGTAWGYSLFEFEVYPPAGTPSPSASPSASPPPPGGPAVPFGSHLRPYAAGTLKLTGAAATHDQTVINYYNTWKAAFVKQNCGNGWYEVYSPDADHPYVAEAQGYGMVITALMAGADPNAKTQFDGLLKYVLAHPSVNNPNLHAAEQNTSCTSVNGSDSATDGDLEIAYGLLLADKQWGSTGTYNYKSLAVQRINAIKASEINATTKLTLLGDWSSAGDQYYYISRTSDWMPGHFRAYRKATGDTAWDTILAKHQSVTAALQSGYAPNTGLLPDFVIDTNTTPRPATGQVLEDPNDGKYWWNACRDPWRIGADAVTSGDAQSLAAARKLNTWVKTKTGGNPSSIAVGYALNGTAISSGSEAAFFAPFAVAAMTDPGSQAWLDALWNKIKATPLDTSGYYSASLQLQTMIVVSGNFWTP; this is translated from the coding sequence GTGGCCACCGTCGGCACCCTGCTCGGCGGGCTCATGCTCGCCCCCTCCGCACAGGCCGCCACCAACCTGGCGCTGGGCCGCACCACCGCCGTCTCCTCCACCGAGACCTCCACCCTCGGCGGCGCCAAAGCCGTCGACGGCTCGACCAGCACCCGCTGGGCCAGCGCCGAAGGCAGCGACCCGCAGTGGATCCGCGTCGACCTCGGCAGCGTCCAGCAGATCGGGCAGGTGACCCTGCGCTGGGAGGCCGCCTACGGCAAGGCCTACCGCATCGAGGTCTCCCCCGACGCGAGCACCTGGACCACCATCTACTCGACCACCACCGGCAACGGCGGCGTCGACGATCTCACCGGCCTGACCGGCAGCGGCCGCTACGTGCGCATGTACGGCACCGCACGCGGCACCGCCTGGGGTTACTCGCTGTTCGAGTTCGAGGTCTACCCGCCGGCGGGCACGCCGTCGCCGAGCGCGTCGCCGAGCGCCTCTCCCCCGCCGCCCGGCGGGCCGGCCGTGCCGTTCGGCTCGCACCTGCGGCCGTACGCGGCGGGCACACTCAAGCTGACGGGCGCCGCGGCCACCCACGACCAGACGGTGATCAACTACTACAACACCTGGAAGGCCGCGTTCGTCAAGCAGAACTGCGGCAACGGCTGGTACGAGGTCTACTCCCCCGACGCCGACCATCCGTACGTGGCCGAGGCGCAGGGCTACGGCATGGTCATCACCGCGCTGATGGCCGGGGCCGACCCGAACGCCAAGACCCAGTTCGACGGGCTGCTCAAGTACGTGCTGGCCCACCCGTCGGTCAACAACCCGAACCTGCACGCCGCCGAGCAGAACACCTCCTGCACGTCGGTCAACGGCTCGGACTCGGCGACCGACGGCGACCTGGAGATCGCGTACGGGCTGCTGCTGGCCGACAAGCAGTGGGGCAGCACCGGCACCTACAACTACAAGTCGCTGGCCGTGCAGCGGATCAACGCCATCAAGGCCAGCGAGATCAACGCGACCACGAAGCTGACCCTGCTCGGCGACTGGAGCAGCGCCGGCGACCAGTACTACTACATCAGCCGCACCTCGGATTGGATGCCGGGCCACTTCCGGGCCTACCGCAAGGCGACCGGCGACACCGCCTGGGACACCATCCTGGCCAAGCACCAGTCGGTCACCGCGGCGCTGCAGAGCGGGTACGCGCCCAACACCGGCCTGCTGCCCGACTTCGTCATCGACACCAACACCACGCCCCGGCCCGCCACCGGGCAGGTGCTGGAGGACCCCAACGACGGCAAGTACTGGTGGAACGCCTGCCGCGACCCGTGGCGGATCGGCGCCGACGCGGTCACCAGCGGCGACGCGCAGTCGCTGGCGGCGGCCCGCAAGCTCAACACCTGGGTGAAGACCAAGACCGGCGGCAACCCGTCGAGCATCGCCGTCGGGTACGCGCTCAACGGCACCGCGATCAGCTCCGGCTCCGAGGCGGCGTTCTTCGCGCCGTTCGCGGTCGCCGCGATGACCGACCCGGGCAGCCAGGCCTGGCTCGACGCGCTATGGAACAAGATCAAGGCGACGCCGCTGGACACGTCCGGCTACTACTCGGCCAGCCTGCAGCTGCAGACGATGATCGTGGTCTCCGGGAACTTCTGGACCCCGTGA
- a CDS encoding ABC transporter substrate-binding protein, with the protein MHRALKRRTTLVVGVAVALTIMSACTPAEAPEPIATPGVEPTGTVELWHFFTDREAKALDDTLAKFKARYPKVTLTVKGGQDDAKVTTAIGAGTGPDVAISYSTDIVGKFCAAGAWVDLNPYLQRDRVDLTAIPEVARSYTEFRGKRCAMPFLADAYGFYFNKAMFAEAGLTEAPKTLAELSDMAKKLTKRKADGTIERAGFLPLFGFYENSPSHFAPMAGAKWLNADGTSAIGADPAWRALLTWQKKLVDWYGYDKLEKFRASLGDEWSADNAFHKGKIAMAVDGEWRMAFLKDQAPEVQFGVAPLPVLDASHAGAGYISGNVIGVSRTARNPEAAWALIKFLTTETDTIVELSNGIRNVPTTTAALASPQLHVDPAFQVFLDIFANPNSGTTPPSAIGPGYQDTLSEFLMAWQSGSKKDLAAGLADVDTRVNKMIELAG; encoded by the coding sequence ATGCATCGTGCCCTGAAACGGCGTACGACCCTGGTGGTCGGCGTCGCCGTGGCATTGACGATCATGTCGGCCTGCACCCCCGCCGAGGCACCCGAGCCGATCGCCACGCCGGGTGTGGAGCCCACCGGCACGGTCGAACTCTGGCACTTCTTCACCGACCGCGAGGCCAAGGCCCTCGACGACACCCTGGCGAAGTTCAAGGCCAGGTACCCGAAGGTGACCCTGACGGTCAAGGGCGGCCAGGACGACGCCAAGGTGACCACCGCCATCGGCGCCGGCACCGGCCCGGACGTCGCCATCAGCTACTCCACCGACATCGTCGGCAAGTTCTGCGCCGCCGGTGCCTGGGTCGACCTGAACCCCTACCTGCAGCGCGACCGCGTCGACCTGACCGCCATCCCCGAGGTCGCCCGCTCCTACACCGAGTTCCGGGGCAAGCGGTGCGCGATGCCGTTCCTGGCCGACGCGTACGGCTTCTACTTCAACAAGGCCATGTTCGCCGAGGCCGGGCTGACCGAGGCCCCGAAGACGCTGGCCGAGCTGTCCGACATGGCCAAGAAGCTCACCAAGCGCAAGGCCGACGGCACCATCGAGCGGGCCGGGTTCCTGCCCCTGTTCGGCTTCTACGAGAACTCCCCGTCGCACTTCGCGCCCATGGCCGGGGCCAAGTGGCTCAACGCCGACGGCACCTCCGCCATCGGCGCCGACCCCGCCTGGAGGGCGCTGCTCACCTGGCAGAAGAAACTCGTCGACTGGTACGGCTACGACAAGCTGGAGAAGTTCCGCGCCTCACTGGGCGACGAGTGGTCGGCCGACAACGCCTTCCACAAGGGCAAGATCGCCATGGCCGTCGACGGCGAGTGGCGCATGGCGTTCCTGAAGGACCAGGCGCCCGAGGTCCAGTTCGGCGTCGCCCCGCTGCCGGTGCTGGACGCGAGCCACGCCGGGGCCGGCTACATCTCCGGCAACGTCATCGGCGTCTCGCGCACCGCCCGCAACCCCGAGGCGGCCTGGGCGCTGATCAAGTTCCTGACCACCGAGACCGACACCATCGTCGAGCTGTCCAACGGCATCCGCAACGTGCCCACCACCACCGCGGCCCTCGCCTCACCGCAGCTGCACGTCGACCCGGCGTTCCAGGTGTTCCTGGACATCTTCGCCAACCCCAACTCGGGCACCACCCCGCCCAGCGCGATCGGCCCCGGCTACCAGGACACCCTGTCGGAGTTCCTGATGGCCTGGCAGTCCGGGTCCAAGAAGGACCTGGCCGCGGGCCTGGCCGACGTCGACACCCGGGTCAACAAGATGATCGAACTGGCGGGCTGA
- a CDS encoding carbohydrate ABC transporter permease yields MASVASQGSAGAVRRSPRRPLIVLTFIGPALIGIAVFLIYPLLAAIYFSFTRFDMFNPPVWVGLDFWQYVLFDDPTVRVAAKNTLIFVLLMVPARTVGALLTAMLLNAMKRSRSTYRTLYYLPALAPPVTATIAFVLLLKPGTGPVNTLLAQFGIEGPGWFNDPDWAKTSLTLLALWGVGDLMIIFMAALLDVPKELYEAASLDGASRRHQFRYVTLPTISPVLLFAVITGIIGTLNYFTQAAVAGSVASGQVTSGSGIAGTFGYPENATLTYPMRLYSIGFGNNLFGAANVMAVILFVVSMTATIVLLRRFKAFTGSGS; encoded by the coding sequence GTGGCCTCCGTCGCCAGCCAGGGGAGCGCCGGCGCCGTCCGGCGCTCCCCGCGCCGCCCCCTGATCGTGCTCACCTTCATCGGGCCTGCGCTGATCGGCATCGCCGTCTTCCTGATCTATCCGCTGCTCGCGGCGATCTACTTCTCCTTCACCCGCTTCGACATGTTCAATCCGCCGGTCTGGGTCGGCCTCGACTTCTGGCAGTACGTGCTGTTCGACGACCCGACCGTGCGCGTCGCGGCGAAGAACACGCTGATCTTCGTGCTGCTGATGGTGCCCGCCCGGACGGTCGGCGCGCTGCTCACGGCGATGCTGCTCAACGCCATGAAGCGCTCCCGCAGCACCTACCGCACGCTGTACTACCTGCCCGCCCTCGCGCCGCCGGTCACCGCCACCATCGCGTTCGTGCTGCTGCTCAAGCCCGGCACCGGGCCGGTCAACACGCTGCTGGCACAGTTCGGCATCGAGGGGCCGGGCTGGTTCAACGACCCCGACTGGGCCAAGACCTCGCTCACGCTGCTCGCGCTGTGGGGCGTCGGCGACCTGATGATCATCTTCATGGCGGCGCTGCTCGATGTGCCCAAGGAGCTGTACGAAGCCGCGTCGCTCGACGGCGCGTCCCGCCGCCACCAGTTCCGCTACGTCACCCTGCCCACCATCTCGCCCGTGCTGCTGTTCGCCGTCATCACCGGGATCATCGGGACCCTCAACTACTTCACCCAGGCCGCGGTCGCCGGCAGCGTCGCCTCCGGCCAGGTCACCTCCGGCAGCGGCATCGCCGGGACGTTCGGCTACCCCGAGAACGCGACGCTGACCTACCCCATGCGGCTGTACTCGATCGGGTTCGGCAACAACCTGTTCGGCGCCGCGAACGTCATGGCCGTGATCCTGTTCGTGGTGTCCATGACCGCCACGATCGTGCTGCTGCGCCGGTTCAAGGCCTTCACCGGGAGCGGCTCATGA
- a CDS encoding carbohydrate ABC transporter permease — protein MSTPQARRGGFLLFVARHAIGIALAIMFLAPIVFLLLTSMMTSDQTLTADLWPHSWHPENYVEAFRRTPLLRFIGNTFLYAILATGFMLLASVPAAYALAKLRWRGRNLTMILIICMMMLPAQVTTVPLYMMWANTGLTGTLWPLILPMLAGDAFSVFLLRQFLVTIPDDYLDAARIDGCGEWGTLLRVILPMARPGIAAAAMFQFFYAWNDYYGPFLYTSENQENWTISLGLASFRSLHHVEWHLVSAATLLTMVPVIVLFFLAQKAFVQGVTLTGVKG, from the coding sequence ATGAGCACACCCCAGGCCCGCCGCGGCGGCTTCCTGCTGTTCGTCGCCCGCCATGCCATCGGCATCGCCCTGGCGATCATGTTCCTCGCCCCGATCGTGTTCCTGCTGCTCACGTCGATGATGACCAGCGACCAGACGCTCACGGCCGACCTGTGGCCGCACAGCTGGCACCCCGAGAACTACGTCGAGGCGTTCCGGCGCACCCCGCTGCTGCGGTTCATCGGCAACACGTTCCTCTACGCGATCCTGGCCACCGGATTCATGCTGCTGGCGAGCGTGCCCGCGGCGTACGCCCTGGCCAAGCTCCGCTGGCGGGGACGCAACCTGACGATGATCCTGATCATCTGCATGATGATGCTGCCCGCGCAGGTCACCACCGTGCCGCTCTACATGATGTGGGCCAACACGGGGCTGACCGGCACCCTGTGGCCGCTCATCCTGCCGATGCTCGCCGGGGACGCGTTCTCCGTCTTCCTGCTGCGCCAGTTCCTCGTCACCATCCCCGACGACTACCTCGACGCGGCCCGCATCGACGGCTGCGGCGAATGGGGCACGCTGCTGCGCGTCATCCTGCCCATGGCCAGGCCCGGCATCGCCGCCGCGGCCATGTTCCAGTTCTTCTACGCCTGGAACGACTACTACGGCCCGTTCCTCTACACCAGCGAGAACCAGGAGAACTGGACCATCTCGCTGGGCCTCGCCTCATTCCGGTCGCTGCACCACGTCGAGTGGCATCTCGTCAGCGCGGCGACCCTGCTCACCATGGTCCCGGTCATCGTCCTGTTCTTCCTCGCCCAGAAGGCGTTCGTGCAGGGTGTCACGCTGACCGGCGTGAAAGGTTGA
- a CDS encoding 6-phospho-beta-glucosidase, which yields MKIAVVGGGSTYTPELIDGFARLDADITELTLIDPAAERLDVIGRLAARIMRRHGHPGRVTWTSDLDAGLTDADAVIIQLRVGGQAARISDETFPLDCGCVGQETTGAGGLAKALRTIPVVLDVARRARLRAAPGAWIVNFTNPTGLLTRALLDDGHRAVGLCNVAIGFQRRFAALLDVAPEQVTLDHVGLNHLTWARGVRVGGADRLPELLERHLDTLAAHVGLPPEILTALDCVPSYYLRYFYGHDRVVAEQRGTPSRGQQVAAMERTLLELYADPNLDTKPELLAQRGGAYYSEAAVGLIGSLRRGDGAVHAVNVRNDGTLPFLPDEAVIEVSCRVDEDGAAPLPVRPVGPHLSGLIAHVSGYEELAVQAAVHGGRERVYQALLAHPLVGQHELATGLADRLLAENAAHLGWAA from the coding sequence ATGAAGATCGCAGTGGTCGGCGGAGGGTCGACCTACACGCCCGAGCTGATCGACGGGTTCGCCCGCCTCGACGCCGACATCACCGAACTGACCCTGATCGACCCGGCCGCCGAACGGCTGGACGTCATCGGCCGGCTCGCCGCACGGATCATGCGACGCCACGGCCACCCCGGGCGAGTCACCTGGACCAGCGACCTCGACGCCGGGCTCACCGACGCCGACGCCGTCATCATCCAGCTGCGCGTCGGGGGGCAGGCCGCCCGGATCAGCGACGAGACGTTCCCCCTCGACTGCGGCTGCGTCGGCCAGGAGACCACCGGCGCGGGCGGCCTGGCCAAGGCGCTGCGAACGATCCCGGTGGTGCTCGACGTCGCCCGCCGTGCCCGGCTGCGGGCCGCGCCGGGTGCCTGGATCGTCAACTTCACCAACCCGACCGGGCTGCTCACCCGGGCCCTGCTCGACGACGGGCACCGCGCCGTCGGGCTGTGCAACGTCGCCATCGGCTTCCAGCGGCGCTTCGCCGCGCTGCTCGACGTCGCCCCCGAACAGGTGACCCTCGACCACGTCGGGCTCAACCACCTCACCTGGGCACGCGGCGTCCGCGTCGGCGGCGCCGACCGGCTGCCCGAGCTGCTCGAACGGCACCTCGACACCCTCGCCGCACACGTCGGGCTGCCGCCGGAGATCCTCACCGCCCTGGACTGCGTCCCGTCCTACTACCTGCGCTACTTCTACGGCCACGACCGCGTGGTGGCCGAGCAGCGCGGCACACCGAGCCGGGGACAGCAGGTCGCCGCGATGGAGCGCACGCTGCTGGAGCTGTACGCCGACCCGAACCTCGACACCAAGCCCGAGCTGCTCGCCCAGCGCGGCGGCGCGTACTACTCCGAGGCGGCCGTCGGGCTCATCGGGTCGCTGCGCCGCGGCGACGGGGCCGTGCACGCCGTCAACGTCCGCAACGACGGCACCCTGCCGTTCCTGCCCGACGAGGCCGTCATCGAGGTCAGCTGCCGGGTGGACGAGGACGGCGCGGCCCCGCTGCCGGTCCGCCCCGTCGGCCCGCACCTCTCCGGGCTGATAGCCCATGTCAGCGGGTACGAGGAACTCGCCGTGCAAGCCGCCGTCCACGGCGGACGGGAGCGCGTCTACCAGGCGCTGCTCGCCCACCCGCTGGTCGGCCAGCACGAACTCGCCACCGGTCTGGCCGACCGGCTGCTCGCCGAGAACGCCGCGCACCTCGGGTGGGCGGCATGA
- a CDS encoding N-acetylglucosamine kinase, which produces MSTRYLVAVDGGNSKTDVIVATDAGAVLGRARGPASSPHLIGVPGSIALLGGLIGQAVTQAGLDAAVPLDRAEVYLAGADLPDEVRILTEAVTGAGWARANRVDNDTFALMRAGTDAARSIAVVCGAGINCVGRDADGRTARFPALGMITGDWGGGHHLSELTLWHAARGEDGRGPVTKLTGAVVDHFGVGSVEELGVAVHLREIDPGRISELTPVLFSVAADGDPVARRLVAKQANEVVALAAVAADRLAMRDEPLALVLGGGVLTARHPLLHQAIVDGAATALPRAEIAVVAQPPVTGAALAGLDALGASAQAKAALRAHM; this is translated from the coding sequence ATGAGCACGCGATACCTCGTCGCCGTCGACGGCGGCAACTCCAAGACCGACGTCATCGTCGCCACCGACGCCGGTGCCGTCCTGGGGCGGGCCCGTGGCCCGGCGTCCTCGCCGCACCTGATCGGCGTACCGGGCAGCATCGCCCTGCTCGGCGGGCTCATCGGGCAGGCGGTCACGCAGGCGGGGCTCGACGCGGCCGTGCCGCTGGACCGGGCCGAGGTCTACCTCGCCGGGGCGGACCTGCCCGACGAGGTGCGGATCCTGACCGAGGCCGTGACCGGCGCGGGGTGGGCCCGCGCCAACCGGGTCGACAACGACACCTTCGCCCTCATGCGGGCGGGCACCGACGCAGCGCGGTCGATCGCGGTGGTGTGCGGTGCGGGCATCAACTGCGTGGGCCGGGACGCCGACGGGCGGACCGCGCGGTTCCCGGCGCTCGGCATGATCACCGGGGACTGGGGCGGCGGGCACCATCTTTCCGAGCTCACGCTGTGGCACGCCGCGCGCGGCGAGGACGGGCGTGGGCCGGTGACGAAGCTGACCGGGGCCGTGGTCGACCACTTCGGGGTCGGGTCGGTCGAGGAGCTGGGCGTCGCCGTACACCTGCGGGAGATCGACCCGGGGCGGATCAGCGAGCTGACCCCGGTGCTGTTCTCGGTCGCGGCCGACGGGGACCCGGTGGCCCGGCGGCTGGTCGCCAAGCAGGCCAATGAGGTGGTTGCGCTGGCCGCCGTCGCCGCCGACCGGCTGGCCATGCGCGACGAGCCGCTGGCGCTGGTGCTCGGCGGCGGTGTGCTGACCGCCCGGCATCCGTTGCTGCACCAGGCGATCGTGGACGGTGCGGCAACGGCGCTGCCCCGCGCGGAGATCGCCGTCGTGGCCCAGCCGCCCGTCACCGGCGCGGCCCTGGCCGGGCTCGACGCGCTGGGCGCGAGCGCGCAGGCCAAGGCCGCGCTGCGGGCGCACATGTGA
- a CDS encoding serpin family protein has translation MIDTAVAGANALTRRWVDTLGYEASVAVSGAGVWPLLAYLAPAADGAGRDELSAAAGLAADDAAGAAAALVALLGSAPGLRAAIGAWVHPRLPVRPQWRDSLPPGTVGVLGEQAQLDAWVREQTGGLLDKLPIKVDAETLLVLASALVARTRWVQPFADGMLVAAAGPWSGRRLAGLHRTTADRDLLAVYETPAGPVSVLTVQGTDGIEVDLAIGLPDAPAAAVIAAGIDAPSAVPARRGSQLAEGESAPGVTVSLGWAYDDTPRLQASLPRFTVTSSHDLLANADVFGLRTVSDLSRQRLPGVSDHPLGVGAAAQDLTASFTAEGFEAAVVTAFGMRAGSAPPSGRPLQVRLLLDRPFGFVARHRPSGLVLVAGWVAQGAAAGS, from the coding sequence GTGATTGATACGGCGGTGGCGGGCGCGAACGCGCTGACGCGGCGATGGGTGGACACACTCGGTTACGAAGCCTCCGTGGCCGTGTCGGGTGCCGGGGTGTGGCCGCTGCTGGCCTACCTCGCTCCTGCCGCCGACGGCGCCGGCCGTGACGAGCTGTCGGCGGCGGCCGGGCTGGCGGCCGACGATGCGGCCGGGGCGGCGGCCGCCCTGGTCGCGCTGCTCGGCTCGGCGCCTGGGCTCCGGGCCGCGATCGGCGCGTGGGTGCACCCACGACTGCCGGTGCGGCCGCAATGGCGCGACAGCCTGCCGCCCGGCACCGTCGGGGTGCTCGGCGAGCAGGCGCAGCTGGACGCCTGGGTACGCGAGCAGACCGGCGGGCTGCTCGACAAGCTGCCGATCAAGGTCGATGCCGAGACGCTGCTGGTGCTGGCCTCGGCGCTGGTCGCCCGGACACGGTGGGTCCAGCCGTTCGCCGACGGCATGCTCGTCGCCGCCGCCGGACCGTGGTCCGGCCGTCGCCTGGCGGGCCTGCACCGGACCACCGCCGACCGGGATCTGCTCGCGGTGTACGAGACCCCGGCGGGGCCGGTATCCGTGCTGACCGTCCAGGGTACCGACGGCATCGAGGTGGACCTGGCCATCGGCCTGCCCGACGCCCCGGCCGCCGCGGTGATCGCCGCGGGGATCGACGCCCCGTCGGCGGTCCCGGCGCGGCGAGGCTCGCAGCTCGCCGAAGGCGAGAGCGCGCCGGGCGTGACCGTGAGTCTCGGCTGGGCCTACGACGACACCCCTCGGCTGCAGGCGAGCCTGCCGAGGTTCACCGTGACGTCGTCTCACGACCTGCTGGCGAACGCCGACGTGTTCGGCCTGCGTACGGTGTCGGATCTCAGCCGGCAGCGGCTGCCGGGGGTGAGCGACCACCCGCTGGGCGTCGGCGCGGCGGCGCAGGACCTGACCGCGTCGTTCACCGCCGAGGGGTTCGAGGCGGCGGTGGTGACGGCGTTCGGGATGCGTGCGGGCAGCGCGCCGCCGTCGGGGCGCCCGCTGCAGGTGCGGCTGCTGCTCGATCGGCCGTTCGGCTTCGTGGCCCGGCACCGGCCGTCGGGCCTGGTGCTCGTCGCGGGCTGGGTCGCGCAAGGTGCGGCGGCGGGCAGCTAG
- a CDS encoding HYR domain-containing protein, whose protein sequence is MRMYRQRWARWASAGVAVLVLGSASAAWADNVVADGDGATPVTGSGLSFGTVCLGSTVTKPALIGIGRNGASTGPNVFANGATVTVSVTGVTGTGLSTTPGSGAIGTVTLPSNWSAQPNNTVAGALSLPVQLAATTPGPVTGSVSLAAVAGSVNRANSLAVSATVVACDTTAPVLHLPGSLTVEATGPGGAVVAYTATADDENPAHPTVTCDHPSGATLPLGTTTVTCDATDAAGNTGTGQFTVTVADTVGPVIQPVADITGVEATGPDGAVVTYQAPAATDAVAGTVPVSCTPASGAAFPLGTTTVTCTASDGNGNTSQQTFDVTVQDTQAPVLAVPADLTAEATSGDGADVTYPAASAQDVVDGAITPTCAPASGSTFPLGVTEVTCTATDSAHNTATGTFTVTVADTTPPAITGTPADITAEATGPDGATVSFTPPTATDLVDGTVAVECAPGSGGSFPVGATTVTCSARDAAGNTAGSTFQVTVRDTTPPSLTLTADQVITATGPDGAVATFHPEATDLVDGSVPVTCSPASGATFAIGTTEVTCSATDHAGNTAQGSFKVMVRRTISGFYQPVDMNRVINTIKGGSTVPLKFEVFAGPVEATTTSIIAAISVKQYDCDPNAPLDPIEVTAAGNTSLRYDSTGGQYVYNWQTPKTKGLCYQVGVSTVDGATVIALFRTT, encoded by the coding sequence ATGCGCATGTACCGACAACGATGGGCGCGCTGGGCCTCGGCCGGAGTCGCCGTGCTGGTCCTCGGCTCGGCCTCCGCGGCGTGGGCCGACAACGTCGTGGCCGACGGCGACGGGGCCACGCCGGTCACCGGCAGCGGCCTGAGCTTCGGCACCGTCTGCCTCGGCTCCACCGTCACGAAACCGGCCCTGATCGGCATCGGGCGCAACGGCGCGTCGACCGGACCGAACGTCTTCGCCAACGGCGCCACCGTCACGGTCTCGGTGACCGGCGTGACGGGAACCGGGCTGAGCACCACTCCGGGCAGCGGCGCGATCGGCACCGTCACCCTGCCGTCCAACTGGAGCGCGCAGCCCAACAACACGGTCGCGGGAGCGCTGAGCCTGCCCGTGCAGCTCGCCGCCACCACGCCGGGCCCGGTGACCGGATCGGTGTCGCTGGCCGCCGTCGCCGGCTCGGTGAACCGCGCGAATTCGCTGGCCGTGTCGGCGACGGTGGTCGCCTGTGACACCACCGCACCGGTGCTGCACCTGCCCGGCTCGCTCACGGTCGAGGCGACCGGTCCCGGCGGCGCGGTCGTGGCGTACACGGCCACCGCCGACGACGAGAACCCGGCGCACCCCACGGTCACCTGCGATCACCCGTCCGGTGCGACCCTGCCGCTGGGCACCACGACGGTGACGTGCGATGCCACGGACGCTGCGGGCAACACGGGCACCGGGCAGTTCACGGTGACCGTCGCCGACACGGTCGGGCCGGTCATCCAGCCCGTCGCCGACATCACCGGCGTGGAGGCGACCGGTCCCGACGGCGCCGTGGTCACGTACCAGGCGCCGGCCGCCACCGACGCAGTGGCCGGGACGGTGCCGGTCAGCTGCACGCCCGCGTCCGGCGCGGCCTTCCCGCTGGGCACCACGACCGTCACCTGTACGGCCTCCGACGGGAACGGGAACACCTCGCAGCAGACGTTCGACGTCACGGTCCAGGACACGCAGGCGCCGGTGCTCGCGGTGCCCGCGGACCTCACCGCCGAGGCGACCTCCGGCGACGGCGCTGACGTGACCTACCCGGCGGCCTCGGCGCAGGACGTCGTTGACGGCGCGATCACGCCGACCTGCGCACCCGCCTCCGGCAGCACGTTCCCGCTCGGCGTCACCGAGGTCACCTGCACCGCCACCGACAGCGCGCACAACACGGCCACCGGCACGTTCACGGTGACCGTGGCCGACACGACGCCGCCGGCCATCACCGGCACCCCCGCCGACATCACCGCGGAGGCGACCGGGCCGGACGGTGCCACCGTGAGCTTCACCCCGCCGACCGCGACGGACCTCGTCGACGGAACCGTCGCGGTGGAGTGCGCCCCTGGCTCGGGCGGGTCGTTCCCGGTCGGTGCCACGACGGTGACCTGCTCCGCCCGGGACGCGGCCGGCAACACCGCCGGCAGCACCTTCCAGGTCACGGTGCGCGACACCACGCCGCCGTCGCTGACGCTGACCGCGGACCAGGTCATCACCGCCACCGGCCCGGACGGCGCGGTCGCGACGTTCCACCCGGAGGCGACCGACCTGGTCGACGGGTCCGTGCCCGTCACCTGCTCGCCCGCCTCCGGCGCCACCTTCGCGATCGGCACGACCGAGGTGACCTGCTCGGCGACCGACCACGCCGGCAACACGGCGCAGGGCTCGTTCAAGGTGATGGTTCGCCGTACGATCAGCGGCTTCTATCAGCCGGTCGACATGAACCGGGTGATCAACACGATCAAGGGCGGCAGCACGGTGCCGCTGAAGTTCGAGGTGTTCGCCGGGCCGGTCGAGGCCACCACGACGAGCATCATCGCGGCGATCTCGGTGAAGCAGTACGACTGCGACCCGAACGCCCCGCTGGATCCGATCGAGGTCACCGCGGCCGGCAACACCAGCCTGCGGTATGACAGCACCGGCGGGCAGTACGTCTACAACTGGCAGACGCCGAAGACCAAGGGCCTGTGCTACCAGGTCGGCGTCTCGACCGTCGACGGCGCCACGGTGATCGCGCTGTTCCGGACCACCTGA